A single Euwallacea similis isolate ESF13 chromosome 1, ESF131.1, whole genome shotgun sequence DNA region contains:
- the LOC136412669 gene encoding cathepsin B-like, with protein sequence MKFLAAFLLFSSVVSWCYAEADLHPLSEEYIAQINNKATTWKAGKNFEVHDWERVKKIANGVLPSKRLHTNIDSENPHDESEDVPEEFDAREQWSKCDSLKQIRDQSSCGSCWAFAAVEAMSDRLCIHSDQANQVYVSAEDLNSCCYGETECGLGCNGGYVDAPWHYWHTDGIVTGGLYNASQGCKDYSLEPCEHHVDGTKPQCDSLDFDTPECVRSCYDSSLDYKDSLTFGQDQINTFSNEKQMQLEIYKNGPVEAAFIVYDDFLSYKSGVYQATSNKEVGAHAIKILGWGVEKGTNYWLIANSWDSDWGDNGYVKFFRGEDHCGIESNVAASLPRL encoded by the exons atgaaatttctggCAGCTTTTCTCCTTTTCTCCTCCGTGGTCTCTTGGTGCTACGCGGAGGCAGACCTCCATCCCCTTTCAGAGGAATACATCGCCCAAATCAACAACAAAGCTACCACCTGGAAGGCGGGCAAGAATTTCGAGGTCCACGATTGGGAAAGGGTTAAGAAAATCGCCAATGGTGTGCTGCCCAGCAAGAGGTTACACACCAATATTGATTCAGAAAACCCTCACGATGAGAGTGAGGATGTGCCTGAAGAGTTCGATGCTCGTGAGCAGTGGAGCAAGTGCGATTCTCTGAAGCAGATCAGAGATCAGTCCAGTTGTGGATCATGTTGG GCTTTCGCTGCTGTTGAAGCCATGTCAGACCGACTCTGTATCCACTCAGATCAAGCTAATCAAGTGTATGTGTCAGCTGAGGATCTCAACTCTTGCTGCTATGGAGAGACCGAATGCGGATTAGGGTGCAATGGTGGTTATGTCGACGCTCCCTGGCACTATTGGCACACCGACGGTATCGTCACCGGAGGATTGTACAATGCTTCCCAAGGATGCAAAGACTACTCCCTGGAACCTTGCGAGCATCACGTAGATGGTACGAAGCCCCAGTGCGATTCCCTAGACTTTGACACCCCTGAATGTGTCAGATCTTGCTACGACTCTTCTTTGGACTACAAAGATTCTCTCACATTCGGCCAAGATCAGATTAATACGTTTTCCAATGAGAAACAAATGCAATTGGAAATTTACAAGAATGGTCCTGTGGAAGCTGCGTTTATTGTttatgatgattttctgagttACAAATCTG GGGTTTACCAAGCAACCAGCAACAAGGAGGTAGGAGCCCATGCTATCAAGATCCTTGGGTGGGGGGTTGAAAAGGGCACCAACTATTGGTTGATCGCGAATTCCTGGGATTCCGATTGGGGTGATAATGGATACGTTAAATTTTTCAGAGGAGAGGATCATTGCGGAATTGAAAGCAACGTTGCTGCCAGTTTGCCCcgtttataa